In the Ranitomeya imitator isolate aRanImi1 chromosome 2, aRanImi1.pri, whole genome shotgun sequence genome, AACTTAGCCATGGAAAACCTTTTGatgatttagaaaaaaaaacaaattataacAGCAGGAGGAGACTGATCTTTCAGCAATTGGGAAGACCCAAGTGGCCATGGCACGTGATGCGCTCTTCCAATCCGGTTCTCCCCAACTAGTGGCTTTCTGGGCCCACTTTGTATGTGGCTCCCCAGGACATACAGCAACTTACGCTACTGTAGCACATGGTGGTCACATCATTGCTAGAACTTGGCACCAGTGTCAAAACAAATCCTTGGGCTTTATCAATAGAAATCCTTTGCTTTAGTGCCATGTATCGCTCATCACTAAGAGTATTATTTGAAAGTGCCTTTCGACCTACAAAAGATTCGGAATGTCTCCCCTCATTGAATTTATTAACCCAAATGGGTCTTATGGCTGTAGGAATTCATTAGAGGTTCATGAGCTTTAGTGCTAGGTGCTCGGTTTCTTCTTGAACACTTTGCCTTCAATCTGCTGCATAGAAATGATTAGGATTCATCAACTGAGCCATTTTCTTAATTTATCAAGGTTAAATCTTACGGAGTAATGTATTTTTGGTTTTGGTGAGAAAAATAAGTGTGCGTTTAGTCATTATTTTTGGGTGTCCATATCTAAGTGTTGTTGGGCTTGGGCCGATAGAGCTTGAACTATTGAGGGTTAGGTTTTTTTGCCAATAAACATGCCAAAATAATTTTcagaaaaatgcatttatttaaatCCACAGGAGAAAATTCAATGCACCTTCAATGTCCATACAAGAGTGCCGTATTTAATCTTCCCTGTATTCAACCCTGATTCCCACCCCAATTGAGATTGCATAACATTGTTTAAGCCATTCAGATAGGCGGTGAACAGTCATAAACTCCTTATTGTTCACTGGTGCCAGCTcttctcacacacacatacacatttgttCCCCTTCCACGTATCAGAATCCAAGTGAGGCCACCTACTTAACTCTTAACACCAGCGGAGAATGCAACACTTTAAGGACTCTGGCAGCAAAGGCTTAATATATTCTTAAAAAATACACCTCTTTTTTATAATTTTTCCAGCAGCACCCATTCATGTAACACCCGACACTAAATATATTTATATCTTACGTGGTTTGTTCTGACATCCAACCAATGGAAATATAAAGAAGCAGAGCTATGAAATGCCCCTGGTCCCAAATAACCTGCGGTCATCATATTTTTTCTAGAGGTCAATACAAACCACGTCAGATTGAGAGAAAACATTGCACATTACTCAGAATTGGTCATTTCGTATGATATAACATATCTTACTCAGGCTGGTCACCAAAGATCACAAGTcagaataaaacaaaaacaaatagtttTCAAAAACATAGtttcttttttttgcttttatcTGTAGAAAAATAAGTACAAAAGTTTAATTTTTTTCTGTCTCTTTACTAAGTACTGTACATGTGATTGAGGAATAAGGGAAGGGTCTTCTCTAAGTCCAGAGTTCATTCTGTTCTGTAGACCATTCTTCCAGGATTCAGTAGAGAAGTTGGAGGCTCTGAATCCCTTTGTTAGACTTGTAAACGTCTGAATGCTCTCCTCAGTACATGAGTTCAAGGTCAGATAAATGTAAATATAAAAATGGATTGGTATATCTATATGTAAGTATATAATGTACACAAGTCTTTCAAAGTTTAAGATGGCCCCATTATTGTAAATAGGAATTCATAGAGCTCCAATCATTGAGTCCTGGAGGGAATTCTTCATTGAGATCAAACAGCTGATCTATGTTGGAAGAGTTTGAAAGGTAGTCATTCCTACCCTCATCCCATGGGTGCTGGAGAAATGAGGTGGCCAGGAATGTCTCATCAAAATCCAAACTATTTTGAACTGCTGCTTGATCCTGGCCCATGGGATACCACTGTTGAGGACAGTTAATGTGTTTACCGTGGACTGTGAGGTCAACAGATTGGCTAACTGGGCTCAGTGGTGGTGTAACTTCTAGGTCCTCAAACGCTGAGAAGTTGTCACTGAGGTTTGAGTCAAAAATGACTTCCCAGTCAAAACCTCCCTTCAGTGGTCCAAGTTCTGTCTGGTCATCATGGGACAGCATTGGGGAACTGGATAAGCGGGGAGTTTTGAACATCCTCTTAGGCAATGGCTGTTTGCGCTTGTGACCTTTGTTTTCTGCCATGTTCCACACGTGTTCTCCGACAGAATTCCAGTTTTGTTCACTGGTTGCTTCCTCGAACTCTTTCAGCAGTTGGTGAGACTCGGAGCTCACATTCAAAGACCACACAGAACCCATATTATTATCAGAGGAAGTGGACTGTGCTCCGGCAAAAGCTGGGTGGATCTGGACCGGTGGCAGTCGTCTCTTTTTAATGGCACCATTCATAAGTCGGTCAGCATACTGTGGATCAATCTTCCAAAACCCACCTTTTCCTGGCTCGTCTTTCTCTCGAGGAACTTTAATAAAGCACTTATTGAGCGACAGATTGTGTCTGATGGAATTCTACAGAAGGAAAAAATCAGATGAGGGTCAATATAAATCCATAACATGCATTAGACAATATTAGAATTGAACTCCTATGTTGGAGACTGACTTGGCCCAGCCATGTACAGAAAGGAGAAGCCATAGTTTCTTTTTGGGTTTGACAATTGTTTTTTAGAAGTTTCcagtaaaaaacgcataaaaatggtcacattccttttttttccctttatccTAAGTCTACACCCATCCCCCAACCACAGGGATCCCGGATCTTCCTGATCCGCTATTTACTGTTTAATGAAATTTAACAAGGGGAGAAAAACCGAAACAGACCCCACCTCCCTTTTTCtattcatcccctcccttgtgagaCTTTGGATGCTTATTGCTTGGCCAGTTAAACATATTTATCATTCTTGCCTCAGCGGTCTCCATCCTCACCACCTGTGTGTGTCTGCGATGCCCCCCCACCACCAGTGTTTAATTAAACCAGTAAAGTCTGAGACTAGCTGGGGGAGTAGTTTTCATTATCCGTCTCGAGAAAGTTTATGGTCTTTCAAGCTTGCTTATTTGTTGGGGCAGAAGAAATAGATGGATGTAATTAatgcacagagatagatagatagatagatagatagatagatagatagatagatagatagatagatagatagatagatagatagatagatagatatagatagacagacagatatgggatagatagatagatagatagatagatagatagatagatagatagatagatagatagatagatagatagatagaatgatatgggatagatagatagatagatagatatgagatagatatgtgctagatagataaatagatagatagaatgatatgggatagatagatagatagatagatagatagatagatagacagacagacagacagacagatagatagatagatagatagatagatagatagatagatatgggatagatagatagatagatagatagatagatagatatgggatagatagatagatagatagatagatagatagatatgggatagatagatagatagatagatagatatgggatagatagatagatagatagatagatagatagatagatatgggatagatagatagatagatagatagatagatagatagatagatatgggatagatagatagatagatagatagatagatagatagatatgggatagatagatagatagatagatatgggatagatagatagatagatagatatgggatagatagatagatagatagatagatagatagatagatagatatgtgctagatagatagatagatagatagatagatagatatgggatagatagatagatagatagatagatagatagatagatagatagatagatatgggatagatagatagatagatagatagatagatatgggatagatagatagatagatagatagatagatagatagatagatagatagatagatagatagatatgggatagatagatagatagatagatagatatgggatggatagatagatagatagatagatagatagatagatagatagatagatagatatggaatagatagatagatagatagatagatagatagatatgggatagatagatagatagatagatagctagatagatagctagatagatagatagatatgggatagatagatatttgtTTAAAGAAGCTGGGAACGGGGGTACTTCTAGTTTCCCCCTTTCCGGTAATCGCCCCCTCCCACCTCACTGTACAAGATTTCCCCCATAAACCAGCCTTGTCTGGTTCCTCCCAAGGACCATCTATTACCATGAGACAATGCAGTGTCAGGGCCACACAGATTCTACAGCACAGAGGGAGGGAAGGAGCTGACATCCACAACCTAATAGTACACTGATATATGGCCGTGTAGTTACTGACCTTCTATAGGACCTGCTTTGACCCTACATTATATTAATCATTGTGCTGCACCCCTTTCAGCAACACCAACCACCCCTATTGTGCAAAATTTGGGAAAGGACAATTTTATTGCCTCTGTTTGATGGATCACAGGGGTTAATGTAACACTAGTGATGCTGTGGGATGCAGAATGTGCAAAATAGTAACTCGGGAGTCACGGAACTAGAGAATAATTATACCCAGGGGATGACGAGAAAGGCAGAAAGATGCCAACAGCATGCCTTAGTGCCTCAAGACTAGGAAGGCTGCATCAGTGACAGATTTATGGGAAAGGCCATAATTAAGATTAAGAGGATGTCGGGTCATTTATGTGATTTTTCGCCTATAATCGAAATCATGCAGAACACAAAATTGGCTTGGTGCAGGTATCATATAGGAAACCACTGAATCATGGACCTGTAAGAAGTTGTGGCATCAGGTATAACATGTTTCTGGTGCCTGTTTTTTCATATTTACCTGCCAAGTGGGGTCTGCATGCCGGAAGTAGCAGAAGTTGTCTGTGATCCACTTGTAGATGGCAGAAAGCGTGATCTTGGTCTTCTTGCTTGCTTGCATTGCCATGCATATGAGAGTGGCATAGGAGTATGGTGGCTTAACATGCGGGTTGGTCTTGTAGTCAATCTCTTCCATAGGTTGCAGTCCCAGATGGGCAGCCCTTGAGGTAGAAGATGATATTGGCTTACCCGGGGTGTGAGGCATTCCTAAGCAGGCAGGATCAGCAGCCAGTGGAGAGCAAGGGGCAGCAGAACCTGGTAGATGACGGTAGCCTTGAGGGTCTACAGAGGATGAGGGGGTCTTGCCCACATTGGCATTGATAATGGAGAATTCTTGTAGCCACTGAAGACTGGTCAGGCTGTCGTCCAGGTTGACTGAGCTGGAGAGGGGCTCATGTCCCACCTCACCTTCTGTCTGGTAGGCCAGCCAGTTATCTGCCATGTCTGTAGGGACAGCAGTGGACAAGTCAAACATTCAGGAAGCCGCAGTGGTCCGAAGACTTCTCCTAAAACAAAATAATGTACGTCTTAGAGAAGGAACCCAATGGAGCAAGCATGGATTGTAGGTGAGGTGATGTACAAGGTGATCGCCACATTATTGGCTGTCACATAACAGTAACGTCCAAACGTCAGATGCCGGGGGAGGTTAGAATTTATAGATTTGTAACAGATCAGCTTACTGGcaaagcatgctgggagttgtagtttcacaacacCTATAAAGCGGCAGTTATCATATACCCAGTATATTCTTGTTCATTAAGTCTCACAATAAAGAAATAGATACATTACTGAAACTCAAGGGTTATTTTTACAAGATTTAGGTACCAAGGACGACAACGATGGGGGTGATGGTTAATTTGAGGGGAAAAAAAGTACGAGATCACTGCCAGAGTCATGGAGGTAAGAAGCAGGGGTAGCTGTATCGTTTGGGTAGCTTTTTCGCTGAGGATTGGGCAGAAGGTTTATGCCATGTTGATGGGACAAGTCATTCTGGCTATAAGCCTATAACGCTGATCTATTGAGGAGCAGCCGATTAGCAGTCAGCACACGTCTGCCCATGCTCTGCCAGGCCGAGGTGCCAACCTACAGCCATTGTGTTCTCATTCTCATATCTGCCCATTCTATACAGCAGCTGGCAGAGATCAGAAAACCGGGCGCTGCCCCATAGGAGACCCCCAATGATGGACGATCACGGATGGATCTTGTTACCTGACTGCTGATCGGGAGGCTGCACACGAAACTTCCAGAAGACGCAGCAGAACTGCTGAGGAGCCGCAGATGAGTTATTGCCAGCTCTTATCTCCCAGCGTCTCCTGCCAGGCATTAAGTACCAGCGGCTGTGAAAGGCTTCTCTGGGAACTATGGCAACGCTCCGCCCGTGTACACAGCTTCCAGCGTTCCGATTGGCCGGTGAGTCTCCATGGTGAGGGCAGTCATGCCGCCACGCCCCCTCCTGTGGCTGCGCGCTGTGTCTGGCAGGACATGGTTGGCACGCTGGCATGTTCATGGTGAGGGGCAAGAAGGCAGCGGGGGAGGGGCTGCTCTGCATGCTTCATGTCACACTGCCTTGTAGCGTGTGTCCGCCTGCTGGGGGCGCTGTCAGAGGGGTCTGAGCTGGTGCCTATATGGTGCAGATGCTCCTATAGAGGGGGTAGTCAGTGACTAGAATGGGGGCTCACAATTTGCTTTAGTCTCCTATATAAATCAGCATGTTTTGCACCTAATAGTCACCACTCATGGGTTTAACCAGGCTGCTGATACTTATTTTGGGGGGTGATCTCCATATTGGTAAATCGATCgcccttttaggctgtgtgcacacgttgctgatttttcgcgttttttttcgcgataaaaaccgcaaaaaaaagcatacaatatgcatcccataatttagaatgaattccgcatgttttgtgcacatgatgcgtttttttcagcaaaaaaaaaaagcaccgcggtaaaaaacgcagcatgttcattaattttgcgttattttgtggatttcccactataaaatgcattgggaaatgtctggaaaaaaaacatcaaaaatgcggcaaaaacgcaacaaaaacacgcaagaaaacgcatgcagatttcttgcagaaaatttcagttttttctcaggaattttctgcaagaaatcctgaacgcgtgcacatagccttagtgtagaCTAACGCGCTTGCTGCTATTCGCCAACAGTGCAAGTTGCAGATTCCGCCATTTTAGCCATAATACTTTGTAGGATCGTCCGAAATCCCACCCAAATGCTGATAAATCCCTCCGGTGCGGGGGCAGATTTCTATGTGGAGGGTAAATATATGGCGAATATGTAAAACCTTATTTCGCATGGGACCTCAGATGTCACCAGTTGCACAGTGATCGGACTGGTTTGTGTCCTGGAGGAGCTTTAACCCTTCGCATTCTCTCCCCGTTGTTACATCTGTTGTCACTAGTATATAGCGCTGTACACACGGTATACAGACGTGGGGAGGCAGTGATGTGTCTGCTTATGATGGGGGAAGGATGAAGTGGGGGTTACAGACTGTGCCCCAGGAAAACAATTTCACTTAACGCAGTCACTGGCCTCTATTCTGCCTGGCAGGCGCACCTCCCGCCCCTCCTCTTCTTTTGGTGACAGCCCTGTCCCCTCTGTGCCGTGGCAAAGCAAAAGACCCATTCATTTGGGTTTTTTCCCATAGGCAAAATATGGGATCTGAAAAGGTCCCCCAAAATACTAGGAGAGGCGGAGGGTGGTGTGATTGGAGGAATGCCAAAGACATGGCACCTATTTGCATAATAAGGGATTGCAGGCAATTTACCCATTCAGTTCTGCTGACATAACTGAAGTGTGGGCAAAGGTGGCCTGAAAAATGGGTTAACTGGATTTGTGTTAGGACAGAACTGCGCTTCCTTCCTTGTGCTCGGCGTTGTATGGGAGTAAATTCAGACGGCTAGTACTTCTAGAGAAACAGTCGCTTTCGGATGGTAAATTGACTCAGATATGGCAGAATTTCCCACCAAAATCTCTCTTCAAAAAGCCCCCACCATGTTGCCCCCAGCAAGAGCCCAGTGAGCAGGTACCAGTCCTATCTCCCGCTGTATCTGCTGCCTTTCCCTCTCTCAGTGCTGGACACCAGGACAATAACAGCCTTTTATATGCGTGATTGACCAATTTACCTCCTGGGGATGAGCCCAACTTCCCTCTTTTACACCTTCATTATCTGTCTTTGATCACTTGCACTGAGGTGAGACAGATGTGTCCTGTACTagccataggctactttcacactagcgtcggactcggcccttcgcagtgcgtcgggccgaggttccgacgctagcagtgaaacggaggcagcggatgcatttttcctgcgcatccgctgccccattgtaaggtgtggggaggtgggggcggagttccggccgcgcatgcgcggtcggaaaaagtggtccgacggcagcaaaaaactttacatgtaacgttttttgctcccggcggtccgccacaacacggcgcaaccgtcgcacgacggttgcaacgtgtgtcaatgcgtcgcaatgcgtcgctaatgttaatctatggggcaaaaacgcatcctgcaaacaactttgcaggatgcgttttccccctaaacgacgcattgcgacgtattgcaaaaaacgccagtgtgaaagtagccatagacaTAGGATGACTGGCCAGTTGTCAGCCCTGACACCTCCCATAAACATGATGGACACTGTATGTGAGATGCCAAgaaggtctccactgaccacaattaaagaggacctgtcaccaaatCAAAAGTGAGcgctttttgctcttattttattctcaaAGCTTCCAGAGATACGGAGCtttttacttaaagggactctgtcacctgaatttggcgggctctgtttatggtgagatgggcggtgttttctgttctttcattcaccccttcctttcccgctggccacaatattgtcttgaatttgattaggtttcctccgtagtacacgcgtgcgcagtgcaatctcgccttgcgcacgcgcagtatgctttgcccaactgtgggcaaagccgaaaagcattagtgcacatgtgccggcgcactatgtcccggaagtattttgctgtgttccaggacatagtgcgccggcacatgcgcattaatgcttttcggctttgcccacagttgggcaaagcatactgcgcgtgcgcaaggcgagattgcattgcgcacgcgtgtactacagaggaaacctaatcaaattcaagacaatattgcggccagcgggaaaggaaggggtgcatgaaagaacataaAACACTGCCCATCTGACcactaacagagcccgccaaattcaggtgacagagtccctttaatgctaaTTTTATGATCTTTACCAAAGCGGCCGGGCTCAGGATTCTCTAGGGGTATGTGTTATTACCTTGCCACTGAAAAAAGGTGAACATTGAAAGGAGCAgagggaataaaataagaacaaaaaattGACAAGGGTGTAACCaccactcttaggccggggtcacacttgcgagtgcaatgcgagaaactcacgcgagtctctcgcctcaatacccggcactgccgccggcactcgggaccggagtgtgtggctacatgtatttctatgcagcaacACACTTTGGTCCCGAGTGCcggaggcagtgccgggtattgaggtgagagacttgcccgagtttctcgcattgcacttgcaagtgtgaccccggccttatagacaGAATTGAGCAATGGTTGTACATGCTCATTACCATTCAGGGATGTTGCCATTTTGGGTGCAGGGGTAACAATCACACATGGGCCCTGGAGCCTAAGAATGGGTCCAAAGGGTTCCTTTGGTctaaaacaaattaaaataaatgtGAGCCTTGTTGAAGATGTTGATAATGGCCCTCAAGTTTCACAATAACTACTAACTTTCTATTCTCTCCAGGTCCTTTGGGATCTCCCTTCTTGTAATCGGTGGCGGTTCTTCAGTCGGACATCTATCAATTACACATTTATCATCTTTAGGTTTAACTTCATATGCAATGGGCCACTCTGTCGGGGTGTGATTTTCATCCCAGAATAATTGAGCACTCATCCAGCACTATGGGCAGGTTCCTAAGTATTCCCTTTTGTTACAGATTTGATGTCCAACATCGCTGATTTTATGAGATCAAGTGATGATCtaatacaggggtgtcaaactgcattcctcgagggcctcaaaccatgcgtgttttcaagatttcctgagCATTGCACAAGgtactggaatcattctctgcaggtgattaaattatcacctgtgcaatgcaaggaaatcctgaaaacatgacctgtttgcagccctcgaggaatgcagtttgacacctctgatctaatAAGTATTGAAGTAGCCCACCAGTCTCGCAATATCGATTTGCATTTTACCATATTCTCTTGGGAAAAGAACTACACAAATGTCTGCCAGAAGGATATAGCTTCTCGGAAAACAATacatgatagaaagcagagggtggttataaatggtatagtctctaactgggtcgctgtgaccagtggggtaccgcaggggtcagtattgggacctgttctcttcaacatattcattaatgatctggtagaaggtttacacagtaaaatatcgatatttgcagatgatacaaaactatgtaaagcagttaatacaagagaagatagtattctgctacagatggatctggataagttggaaacttgggctgaaaggtggcagatgaggtttaacaatgataaatgtaaggttatacacatgggaagagggaatcaatatcaccattacacactgaacgggaaaccactgggtaaatctgacagggagaaggacttggggatcctagttaatgataaacttacctggagcagccagtgccaggcagcagctgccaaggcaaacaggatcatggggtgcattaaaagaggtctggatacacatgatgagagcattatactgcctctgtacaaatccctagttagaccgcacatggagtactgtgtccagttttgggcaccggtgctcaggaaggatataatggaactagagagagtacaaaggagggcaacaaaattaataaaggggatgggagaactacaatacccagatagattagcgaaattaggattatttagtctagaaaaaagacgactgaggggcgatctaataaccatgtataagtatataaggggacaatacaaatatctcgctgaggatctgtttataccaaggaaggtgacgggcacaagggggcattctttgcgtctggaggagagaaggtttttccaccaacatagaagaggattctttactgttagggcagtgagaatctggaattgcttgcctgaggaggtggtgatggcgaactcagtcgaggggttcaagagaggcctggatgtcttcctggagcagaacaatattgtatcatacaattattaggttctgtagaaggacgtagatctgggtatttattatgatggaatataggctgaactggatggacaaatgtcttttttcggccttactaactatgttactatgttactatgttactatggctacGACAACCGGTGAATATAGTGGCGTTACATTCTATACATATAGACCTACAGTACCAGAGATGTAtgtaggttttctggcaccagaggcaagaattcagtttggttcCCCCCCATCCaagcacata is a window encoding:
- the FOXJ1 gene encoding forkhead box protein J1 isoform X2 encodes the protein MADNWLAYQTEGEVGHEPLSSSVNLDDSLTSLQWLQEFSIINANVGKTPSSSVDPQGYRHLPGSAAPCSPLAADPACLGMPHTPGKPISSSTSRAAHLGLQPMEEIDYKTNPHVKPPYSYATLICMAMQASKKTKITLSAIYKWITDNFCYFRHADPTWQNSIRHNLSLNKCFIKVPREKDEPGKGGFWKIDPQYADRLMNGAIKKRRLPPVQIHPAFAGAQSTSSDNNMGSVWSLNVSSESHQLLKEFEEATSEQNWNSVGEHVWNMAENKGHKRKQPLPKRMFKTPRLSSSPMLSHDDQTELGPLKGGFDWEVIFDSNLSDNFSAFEDLEVTPPLSPVSQSVDLTVHGKHINCPQQWYPMGQDQAAVQNSLDFDETFLATSFLQHPWDEGRNDYLSNSSNIDQLFDLNEEFPPGLNDWSSMNSYLQ
- the FOXJ1 gene encoding forkhead box protein J1 isoform X1, with amino-acid sequence MFDLSTAVPTDMADNWLAYQTEGEVGHEPLSSSVNLDDSLTSLQWLQEFSIINANVGKTPSSSVDPQGYRHLPGSAAPCSPLAADPACLGMPHTPGKPISSSTSRAAHLGLQPMEEIDYKTNPHVKPPYSYATLICMAMQASKKTKITLSAIYKWITDNFCYFRHADPTWQNSIRHNLSLNKCFIKVPREKDEPGKGGFWKIDPQYADRLMNGAIKKRRLPPVQIHPAFAGAQSTSSDNNMGSVWSLNVSSESHQLLKEFEEATSEQNWNSVGEHVWNMAENKGHKRKQPLPKRMFKTPRLSSSPMLSHDDQTELGPLKGGFDWEVIFDSNLSDNFSAFEDLEVTPPLSPVSQSVDLTVHGKHINCPQQWYPMGQDQAAVQNSLDFDETFLATSFLQHPWDEGRNDYLSNSSNIDQLFDLNEEFPPGLNDWSSMNSYLQ